Proteins from a single region of Palaemon carinicauda isolate YSFRI2023 chromosome 1, ASM3689809v2, whole genome shotgun sequence:
- the LOC137641004 gene encoding uncharacterized protein yields MPEHTLKQENSYPRQLRTLLFMTTGSVYAVSDSANFNLFQKVNQLAMEETDLQNHRSVSSKDLLTILWTIDDIGDRNLQFLHSPAYEDTLEKAMKPLSNMFIASKVIENDRRADKLKQILYSSTDKSILVVMESPREVIKIFKTMKDHMLKCQLSNWLLIMEGEEAESSLGHLEDLVAEGTQILVFTKDPQTEWNLFLSKIDLAGITRFTRLEGSVGGHRIKDFGVRHHRQHYDFLGRMMTVGVKQSTIALQIGQTYPDGSVELVSGVDTILLKTYSSVLNFTYKAFVPRDNIWGNPQPNGSVTGIIGMVARREVTLGMSALAITESRMKVIDFTFPHFSSGLLLISRYPKVKSRALAVLSPFPQEVWFSICAAVLLIGPVIYAVSNLPTDHQKRDAKYSFQRCAFNMFRSFVIQGNFIRGRRWSQRWILFCWYIFCLIFYALYSGMLTAVLAIPTYETPIDSLQDLPRAIKEGFTLSIAKGTSYEHYFKTATEGIIKETWKLFNHEEPSKSFVDNSWEGITRNDGHTLERRPQFRIFPFSTGSGRHATKAPEVPS; encoded by the exons ATGCCTGAgcacaccctcaagcaagagaactcttaccccagacagt TGAGGACTCTACTCTTCATGACAACAGGCTCAGTTTATGCAGTTAGTGACTCCGCAAACTTTAACCTGTTTCAAAAAGTGAATCAGCTTGCCATGGAAGAGACAGATCTTCAGAATCACAG GAGTGTTTCCTCCAAAGATTTGTTAACGATTTTGTGGACAATAGATGACATTGGTGACAGGAATCTACAGTTTCTTCACAGTCCAGCATATGAAG ATACTCTGGAAAAAGCAATGAAACCCCTATCCAATATGTTCATTGCTTCGAAGGTAATAGAAAATGACAGGAGGGCTGATAAGCTGAAACAAATACTCTACTCTTCTACAGACAAATCCATACTGGTGGTTATGGAATCACCGAGGGAAGTAATCAAGATTTTCAAAACT ATGAAGGACCACATGTTGAAATGCCAATTGTCAAACTGGCTCCTGATAATGGAAGGAGAGGAAGCTGAATCCAGCCTGGGTCATCTGGAAGATCTAGTGGCCGAAGGAACTCAAATTTTGGTCTTTACCAAAGATCCACAAACAGAATGGAACTTATTTCTCTCCAAAATAGACCTGGCTGGAATTACAAG ATTCACTAGACTCGAGGGAAGTGTAGGAGGCCATCGTATAAAGGACTTTGGTGTTAGACATCACCGTCAGCATTACGACTTCCTAGGGCGTATGATGACTGTGGGAGTTAAGCAGTCAACTATAGCACTTCAGATTGGCCAGACTTACCCAGACGGGAGTGTGGAGTTGGTGTCAGGAGTTGATACCATCCTATTGAAGACATACAGTTCAGTGCTAAATTTCAC GTACAAAGCCTTCGTACCCCGTGACAATATTTGGGGTAACCCACAACCAAACGGATCAGTGACTGGAATAATTGGAATGGTCGCCAGACGCGAAGTTACACTTGGAATGTCTGCCTTAGCTATTACAG AGAGTCGAATGAAGGTAATTGACTTCACCTTTCCCCATTTCTCGTCCGGGCTACTGTTGATCTCGAGGTACCCCAAGGTGAAGAGTAGGGCCCTTGCTGTTCTTAGCCCATTTCCTCAAGAG GTCTGGTTTAGCATATGTGCAGCTGTTCTCCTAATTGGCCCAGTCATCTACGCGGTCTCGAATCTCCCGACAGACCATCAGAAACGCGACGCCAAATATAGCTTCCAGAGATGCGCTTTCAACATGTTTCGCAGTTTTGTCATTCAAGGGAACTTCATCCGTGGAAGGAGATGGTCACAGAGGTGGATTCTCTTCTGCTGGTATATCTTCTGCCTCATTTTCTACG ctttgtactctgGGATGTTGACAGCTGTGTTGGCCATCCCTACATACGAGACACCAATAGATTCCTTGCAGGATCTCCCAAGAGCCATCAAGGAGGGATTCACTCTAAGCATTGCGAAAGGAACCAGCTATGAGCACTATTTCAAG ACTGCTACCGAGGGTATTATAAAAGAAACTTGGAAACTATTCAACCACGAAGAACCATCGAAAAGTTTTGTTGATAATTCTTGGGAAGGAATAACAAGG